From the genome of Procambarus clarkii isolate CNS0578487 chromosome 83, FALCON_Pclarkii_2.0, whole genome shotgun sequence, one region includes:
- the LOC138358362 gene encoding uncharacterized protein, protein MLHTVVLSCLLALSLASDHGGHGAPQPACQPQQETILVTRTEVNTLHQQVTQYDLQYGHYAHNVTSVILVPSTVIQTQTFTTYPAPDIITQTDYVTGTVYLTKYSTAQATVVATQTTQLLATDIKINESTITQTAIVPQTITETQTIINRETAFGTITDTHTISAFVTKTKIQPFFISETSYVTYAESVIATVTSFSDRTVEATTTFTQHQVVTKCEEPKITYDH, encoded by the coding sequence atgctacacactgtggTCCTGTCCTGCCTGCTGGCGCTCTCTCTGGCCAGCGACCACGGCGGCCACGGCGCCCCACAGCCCGCCTGCCAACCCCAGCAAGAGACCATCCTCGTCACCAGGACAGAAGTGAACACCCTTCACCAGCAGGTGACGCAGTATGACCTCCAGTATGGTCATTACGCCCACAACGTCACCAGCGTCATCTTGGTGCCGTCAACAGTCATCCAGACGCAGACGTTCACGACGTACCCAGCGCCAGATATCATCACTCAAACCGACTACGTCACCGGCACGGTTTACCTGACGAAGTACAGTACGGCCCAGGCCACGGTCGTGGCCACTCAGACCACCCAGCTCTTAGCCACGGACATAAAGATCAACGAATCGACCATCACCCAAACAGCTATTGTGCCCCAAACAATCACCGAGACACAAACCATCATCAACCGCGAAACTGCCTTCGGTACAATCACCGACACCCACACCATCAGCGCCTTCGTCACCAAGACGAAGATTCAGCCCTTCTTCATCAGCGAGACGAGCTACGTGACCTACGCAGAGTCTGTCATTGCCACGGTCACCAGCTTCAGTGACCGGACGGTGGAGGCGACCACCACCTTCACCCAGCACCAGGTCGTCACCAAGTGTGAAGAGCCCAAGATTACTTATGATCACTGA
- the LOC138358363 gene encoding uncharacterized protein, with protein MLCAALFSCLLALSLAGDHGAPQPACQPKHETILVTRTDVNTVRQQVTVYDHQYDDRTIDVTSVVLVPSPLVLPNRYTTFHNVDIKTLVSQVTTTVFQTRYKTALATSVYTETSWILATEVEVQHETITQTTVVPQTVTQTITIGRVEDVLTTLTVTKNVTARVTKTQTKPAYVTAMSYVRVPVPVTSTTTHVSTHTVQATSTVTRNEFVTMCYLPQITYSH; from the coding sequence ATGCTGTGTGCTGCTCTTTTCTCCTGCCTGCTGGCGCTCTCTCTGGCCGGCGACCACGGCGCCCCACAGCCTGCATGCCAACCCAAGCACGAGACCATCCTCGTCACCAGGACTGACGTGAACACTGTCCGGCAACAAGTCACCGTTTATGATCACCAGTATGACGATCGCACTATTGATGTGACCAGCGTCGTGTTGGTGCCGTCGCCCCTCGTCCTACCAAATCGGTATACGACTTTTCACAACGTAGACATCAAGACTCTCGTTAGCCAAGTTACGACCACAGTGTTTCAAACTCGATACAAGACAGCGCTTGCTACCTCCGTGTACACCGAGACCAGCTGGATCTTGGCGACCGAAGTGGAGGTGCAGCACGAGACCATCACCCAGACAACCGTCGTGCCTCAGACAGTCACCCAGACCATCACTATCGGCAGAGTTGAGGACGTCCTCACTACACTCACGGTCACCAAGAACGTCACCGCGAGAGTCACCAAGACACAGACGAAGCCCGCCTACGTTACGGCTATGAGCTACGTGAGGGTGCCGGTGCCGGTCACGAGCACCACGACCCACGTCAGCACCCACACCGTGCAGGCCACCTCCACCGTCACCCGCAACGAGTTCGTCACAATGTGTTACCTTCCTCAGATCACCTATAGTCACTGA